In 'Nostoc azollae' 0708, the following are encoded in one genomic region:
- a CDS encoding macro domain-containing protein, which produces MLPPTYLNQLSVLKLKQWLLLHPNQYFLGFLESRLLFENLQQFAFEYKVKFVLLQHQELIRDSSVQGQFLKLVYRGKQDKLDLDIETALQEHIGNRNLDPDKKLGKPWRYPIGTTITLGSYEKRYFLTGRKQKSRPNVAQTGSIRRKHVRIPVEPISK; this is translated from the coding sequence ATTCTTCCGCCCACCTACTTAAATCAGCTTTCAGTTCTAAAGCTAAAACAATGGCTTCTGCTTCACCCAAATCAATATTTTCTTGGGTTTCTTGAATCGAGGTTACTCTTTGAGAATCTACAACAGTTTGCTTTTGAATATAAGGTAAAGTTTGTACTTCTACAGCACCAGGAACTCATCAGAGACTCCAGTGTTCAAGGGCAATTTCTTAAACTAGTTTACAGAGGTAAACAGGATAAACTCGATTTAGATATTGAAACTGCTCTTCAAGAACACATTGGTAATCGCAACTTAGACCCTGATAAAAAACTTGGAAAACCTTGGCGTTATCCCATTGGCACTACAATCACGCTTGGTTCTTATGAAAAACGATACTTCCTAACGGGACGTAAACAAAAATCAAGGCCAAATGTAGCCCAAACTGGCTCTATCAGAAGGAAACACGTCCGGATTCCAGTTGAACCAATCAGTAAATAG
- a CDS encoding DUF3368 domain-containing protein: MDEHRGRIVATSYGLLITWLLEVLLQAKRKMLIHSVKVLIDQLIEQADFRVSDQLYTIILQSVGE; encoded by the coding sequence ATGGATGAACATCGAGGTAGGATAGTCGCAACCAGCTATGGTTTACTAATAACCTGGTTATTAGAAGTCCTATTGCAAGCGAAACGAAAAATGTTGATTCATTCTGTAAAAGTTTTGATAGATCAACTAATTGAGCAAGCTGATTTCCGAGTGAGTGACCAATTGTACACAATAATTTTACAATCGGTTGGGGAATAA